The Candidatus Abawacabacteria bacterium genomic sequence TCATAATTAGTTACTTGCAATTCAGTTGCATACTAGCTGGTTGGAGGATTGAGTGCAACTTGGTTGCACTTTGCTTTGCGTCACCTTTTTGATTACGCTGCTCGTTGAGTGATTAGCAAGTTATGCGTCTTACTGTAGTTAGGGAGAAAATTCTGGCTATTATCAAAAATGCTAAGAAGTTAGTTTCCGCAAAAGACATTTTGCGTATTGATCCCATGCTCGACAAGGTTACAGTGTATCGTACGCTGGATGCTTTTCTGCAAGCTGGTATGGTCCGAGAAATGCATCTGCCAACTGGCGAAAAGGCTTATGAATTAGGTGATGATCATGATCATCATCACCACTTTCGTTGTGAGCGCTGTTTGGAGATATATCATTTGCCTTGTGAATTTGATCATACTATTGAAAAATGGGAGCAAAAAACTGGCTTCAAATTTCATAGTTTCGACTTTGCTGGCGTGTGTAAAACTTGTCTGCAAAAAAACACTCTTTAGTTGTTCACAAAACTGTAATAACTGCTAGACTACACCCGTAGTATTTTATGTACCTTAACTTGCCGGGTGAATTTG encodes the following:
- a CDS encoding transcriptional repressor, which codes for MRLTVVREKILAIIKNAKKLVSAKDILRIDPMLDKVTVYRTLDAFLQAGMVREMHLPTGEKAYELGDDHDHHHHFRCERCLEIYHLPCEFDHTIEKWEQKTGFKFHSFDFAGVCKTCLQKNTL